Proteins from a genomic interval of Uloborus diversus isolate 005 chromosome 4, Udiv.v.3.1, whole genome shotgun sequence:
- the LOC129220030 gene encoding uncharacterized protein LOC129220030, translated as MKFYRHCRVVFGVSSSPFLLNATIKFHLESQEFQSIVLQNTINRMKEGFYVDNLVTSVNTSEELEQLKSQAIEVMQKGSFELRCWAYSGIEESIDQNVLGLKWDTHADKLYCAGCKTTSEKVLSKRKLLSVVNSIYDPIGFTSPATLLPKLLLQEAWKNKIGWDDDLPLNIQHRYQHWVKHIDLIEQCRIPRRLMLGTLENTSLHVFTDASADAYACCVYLRSEEETGTSVQLITAKVRVAPMKRPTIPRLELLGATMGARIASTVLEAIQQP; from the coding sequence atgaaattttacaggCATTGTCGCGTTGTTTTCGGCGTTTCATCAAGCCCCTTCTTATTAAATGCCACGATTAAATTTCATCTTGAATCGCAGGAATTCCAATCAATAGTCCTGCAAAACACGATCAATCGAATGAAAGAAGGATTTTATGTAGACAACTTAGTCACGAGTGTGAATACCAGCGAAGAACTGGAACAATTAAAATCGCAAGCTATAGAAGTAATGCAAAAGGGTTCCTTTGAATTGAGATGCTGGGCTTACAGTGGAATTGAAGAAAGTATAGATCAGAATGTACTTGGCCTGAAATGGGACACTCATGCAGATAAACTTTATTGTGCTGGCTGTAAAACGACTTCGGAAAAGGTCCTTTCAAAGAGAAAGCTTCTCTCTGTAGTTAACAGCATATACGATCCTATTGGATTTACGTCACCTGCAACTCTTCTTCCAAAATTATTGCTTCAAGAAGCTTGGAAAAACAAGATAGGCTGGGACGACGATCTGCCTCTAAATATTCAACATAGATATCAACACTGGGTGAAGCATATTGATCTCATAGAACAGTGCAGAATACCTCGTCGATTAATGCTAGGAACTCTTGAGAATACAAGCCTGCATGTCTTTACCGATGCTTCCGCAGATGCATACGCTTGTTGTGTATACTTACGCTCGGAAGAAGAAACGGGAACCTCTGTCCAATTAATAACTGCCAAAGTCAGAGTAGCTCCGATGAAAAGACCGACGATTCCACGCTTAGAGTTGCTTGGAGCTACAATGGGTGCAAGAATAGCAAGTACCGTTTTAGAAGCAATACAGCAACcttga